A portion of the Nitrospira sp. genome contains these proteins:
- a CDS encoding rod-binding protein, whose translation MDGITQMGLEKSRGLMASPLYMDPGALVSLSQPNNTHNSLTVQDVMQERQKLIEAGKQYESYFVSYLLKVMRETVPQGAIANKQGAYFYSFYDEEIGRRAAESGGIGIAQMVQEHAEKYFSGSPVEPSSFPARDR comes from the coding sequence ATGGACGGGATTACCCAAATGGGTCTGGAGAAGAGTCGGGGGTTGATGGCGTCACCATTATATATGGATCCTGGGGCACTGGTCTCCCTAAGTCAACCGAACAATACCCATAACTCATTGACAGTACAGGATGTTATGCAGGAACGTCAGAAACTTATCGAGGCTGGGAAACAGTACGAGTCCTATTTTGTCTCGTATCTACTCAAGGTTATGAGAGAAACCGTCCCTCAAGGAGCTATTGCCAATAAACAGGGTGCGTATTTCTATTCATTTTATGATGAGGAAATCGGACGGCGAGCGGCGGAATCCGGAGGAATCGGCATTGCTCAGATGGTCCAAGAGCATGCCGAAAAATATTTTTCAGGCTCCCCGGTAGAACCCTCAAGTTTTCCTGCGAGGGACCGATAA